Proteins from one Anopheles nili chromosome 2, idAnoNiliSN_F5_01, whole genome shotgun sequence genomic window:
- the LOC128730953 gene encoding PHAF1 protein CG7083: MLDLEVTPERSLGSTTENWEFVLGMHFSQAVAIIQSQVGIIKGVQVLYSDTNPLNVDIIINLPQDGIRLIFDPVQQRLKTIEVFNMKLVKLKYCSMPFNSPEVVPSIEEIEHSFGATHPGVYDAAKQLFALHFRGLSFYFPVDSKLQPGYAHGLGSLHFPSGASPVVSKMAIYSGVNVVESRPPALPLSCYHQQLYLEAATVLRNAHGSRGLRLQLYTEGSIRSLEPRKQCLTREILFGDSCQDVASNLGAPSRVFFKSEDKMKIHSPSAHRRVQSKRSDFFFNYFTIGIDVLFDARTHKTKKIIMHTNYPGHYNFNMYHRCEFQLQLAADNITLNWFAYSIHYRVTEDAPLDAPVTITAYSKWDAIASRLAPAERPVVLHRVGSTNTANVFGSTFSYGYQDIIFEVMPNNYIASVTLYHPPAPYHVADWNATTGSYSIGSSASTPMRNSGRNVLLQEVQSSQTNIRITA; this comes from the exons ATGCTCGATCTCGAAGTGACTCCGGAGCGTTCGCTCGGTTCTACTACGGAGAATTGGGAATTTGTTCTAG GAATGCACTTTTCTCAAGCTGTTGCCATCATTCAATCTCAAGTAGGAATTATTAAAGGCGTACAGGTTCTTTATTCGGATACG AACCCACTTAATGTAGATATTATCATAAACCTGCCCCAGGATGGGATCCGTCTAATCTTTGACCCCGTTCAGCAACGGCTGAAGACGATCGAGGTGTTCAACATGAAGCTGGTGAAGCTGAAGTACTGTTCCATGCCGTTCAACTCCCCCGAAGTAGTGCCATCGATTGAGGAGATCGAACATTCGTTCGGAGCAACTCATCCCGGCGTGTACGATGCAGCAAAGCAACTATTTGCGCTGCATTTTCGCGGGCTGAGTTTCTATTTTCCGGTAGATAGCAAGCTACAGCCTGGCTACGCACACGGTCTTGGTTCGCTGCACTTTCCGAGTGGTGCCTCACCAGTTGTGTCCAAAATGGCCATTTACTCCGGTGTAAACGTAGTCGAAAGTCGTCCACCGGCACTCCCCCTGTCTTGTTACCATCAACAACTTTATCTTGAAGCCGCAACCGTGCTTCGGAATGCACACGGTTCGAGAGGACTTCGGTTGCAGTTGTATACTGAGGGCTCGATTCGTTCATTAGAACCCCGGAAACAGTGCCTAACGCGTGAAATTCTTTTTGGTGATAGCTGCCAAGACGTGGCTAGCAATCTTGGTGCTCCTTCAAG GGTGTTTTTCAAAAGCgaagataaaatgaaaatccaTTCGCCAAGTGCCCATCGCCGTGTTCAATCTAAGCGCAGCGACTTCTTCTTCAACTACTTTACAATAGGCATCGACGTCCTGTTTGACGCACGAACtcacaaaacaaagaagatTATCATGCACACAAACTATCCTGGCCATTACAATTTCAACATGTATCACCGATGCGAGTTTCAGTTGCAGCTGGCTGCGGATAA CATAACATTAAATTGGTTTGCATATTCTATTCACTATAGAGTCACCGAAGATGCGCCGTTGGATGCTCCCGTAACGATAACTGCCTATTCCAAGTGGGATGCGATCGCATCTCGCTTGGCGCCGGCTGAACGACCCGTCGTTCTGCATCGGGTTGGTTCGACGAATACGGCAAACGTTTTTGGTTCAACCTTTAGTTACGGGTATCAGGATATCATTTTCGAGGTAATGCCCAACAACTATATCGCTTCGGTTACACTTTACCACCCACCGGCTCCGTATCATGTGGCCGATTGGAATGCCACGACTGGCAGCTATAGTATTGGCAGCAGTGCCAGCACGCCGATGCGCAACAGCGGTCGCAACGTGCTCTTGCAAGAGGTTCAATCCAGCCAGACCAACATTCGCATCACAGCATGA